The following DNA comes from Plasmodium coatneyi strain Hackeri chromosome 9, complete sequence.
TACCAACAGAGTGATGTCTTTCCTCTTCGGCGAGTGTTTTGGCTGCTGTTCCGGATGGGGTGGGGAATTTCCCCCCAACAAGGCGAAGTCGTGGTAGTAGCATATATCGTCCAGGTAGAGATAAAACAGGGACTCCATATCCACGTAGTACTTTTTCCTATACGACTTGGTAACACGCATTAACTTCTTGAAACGGGCGTACGTCGCAGCTACTTCCCCACCGAATTTTACATAGTCCTCATTCAAGAACTGCTCCACTACTACATCGTTGGAGTTATCCAATTCTTTCGCAAAAAGGGCGTTCCATAtttcgttaaaaaaaaaggtaacaaTTTTgagaacacattttttaccccATAGTATGGCATCGTAAAAATtggtaaaatgaaataattttttttttttatttaagcATATGAATATTTTGATATCTgcgtttttctccttctttttcttcattttctctatttttttttccgtctttTTGTAATGTTTCCCTCGTGTGAAATAGTATTTGAAATTTAAGCCTTCATTTGAAAGGTCATTAGTGCAGTTGATTAACTGATCTGGGTTTTCGTGTCGGACGGGCTCTCCTCCCTCTTCAGCCTCTGTACGATAATGTGTATACCCACAGGACGACAAATCCTTTATGCTATTCAGGACCTCGTATAGGTGCTTTTCCCTCACTTGGAAAAGCTTAAAGCTGAAGTTAAATGACCCGATGAGcagcacgaaaaaaaacactacAAAGAGGAACACCTGAAATAGGACTATACTCCTGGTACtgatttttatcttttctccttccagtCCGTTTGGCTCACCGTTGCTCTGCGCGCCGCCATTCTGTTGGCTGCCATCCCTGCCTTGTCTACCATCTTTGCCTTCTTTCTCGCTGCTACTACTCTCTTCAACCGCGCCCCCATGACTTCTGCCCTGCCCTTTCCGTTGGGTGACCTGGCTCTTACTGACAGGCCCTTCCTTACCATCCATGCTGCGCACTTGCCACTAACATGTACCTTAAGTGAGTACACGTACGGTTGTATAggtatatgtatgcacatgtgtataagtACATACGTACGTGATGATCTTTTccagtgtgtgtgtgtgtgcgtggGTGGGGAGAGCTTATTCGCTTTGCTGGCTATGTGTTTCCATTCGCATGCAGTAACAGGAGCATTACTTCCTGGTGTGTAAGCAGCTCTTCCTACAGATGCATTTTATTTCACAGAGTGGGGATCTCTTCTCAACGGCGTGGGTATATGGGCTGCTCCCCGGTACATCTCCAGCTATTTCGCACCCGCCCGTTATATTAATACGACAAGAACGCACACTCTTCTCGCTAAGTGTTTCAAACTGCTTCTTCCTTGGAGGAGTGGGAGAGCGAAATGCAAAACGTACGAAAAGGGGTATATATTAATCAgagcagcaaaaaaaaaaatatatatactggcGCGATTGCAGATGAGCAAGCCGATGAGACCCCTGAAAAAATTCGTCACTTGGGGATGGCACTGCTTCGTACCTCGCTGGccggaaaggaggaaaatatgcGCGCGCAGAGGACGCACCGTTTCGAGGTCCGCCCTGGAAATGCCAATTGGGGGTCTCCACAATTTCGCTCTTCTAAACTTTGCAGCTTtgcattttcccatttttccgaCCTCTCCCCGcgggaaaatgggaaatataTACTTCCCCATCCCTATGAGCATTGCCGAGATGTGCGTGGCAGAATGTAATTCTCGGCCTTAACAAATAGAGTGAggtgcacacatgtatacacgCACGTGCAAAGGCATCCCCTGGGCATCGCGCATTTGGACGTAGCTGTGGAAACTCGTATTCCCCTTGCTCATTTCTCCACCGGTGCTTATTAACCTTGATAGGGCAATTTAGCCCCCCCATGAATGCCCAAAATGTGTAGTACCCCTTCGGTTTGTAACGTACATGGCAAAAGGGAGAACATACAAAAGGGGGTGGCTTCCTTTTCCCGCACCGATAAGCAACCTACTCAGGTGGGGCCACCGTCCGAAGCTcagttttcatttcattGGATGGCAcagtggaaaggaaggtaaaagagTACACCCATGGGTACACTCCAACCTGTGTCAATGCTCCATtgcgtttaaaaaaaggcaaagagATGCACAGAAAGGGTATAGGGAAAGagttcttttaaaaattagaccaagtgtagaaaaaaagagtccTCACAGCAACTCGGGGTGTAATAATATACCCCTTCAGTGGAATTGCTTCCATGGAGGATGAATCAACTGGGGttggtaaagaaaaaaagaaaaagacacGCATGAATGGAGTTAACGCCTTCCTAATTTATAAGAAGGTGCACCAAGTCCATTCACGCAAAGTACATACATGAGAGTAGCTTAGCAAATGTTGATAAGTAGGAGCATGTAGTGGAGGATGGTAGGTATTAGCAGTGCgattgaaaatttaaaaaattggcatGGATTAATAAGTAGTGCACGCTGCGCAGATGGCAACGATTAGAATGGGGAGCGGCGTGGGTGATGCATCCAATCCAAAGTTTTGTGACCCCCCCTAGACGTCGTTGTAGAAGGAGCCCTCGTGAACGCACAGCTTTGGTGGGATGACCAACTCTGGGTGGAAGGACTGGATTTCCTTGAGAAAAATGTACCGGAGCTGCGTCTCTGAAAGCATCATCCAGTCATCGAAGGGTAGAATAATCTTACTAGCAGTAAATCTCTCGAAGTTTATTTTTCTAACGTCCTTCAGGTAGGGGTGACTCAGAGCGTTGTTTATTGTGATCCTATTCTTAGCGTTAAATTTAAGCATAGACTGTAGTAAGTCAATTCCATCCTCTGAAATGGAGGGGAACTTTTTTCTAAAGTCTATTCCTTCCCTAGGTGGGAAGAGTTTAATATACCTAATGACGTCATCCTTCTTGATACTCTTAAGATCATCTTGCGAGGGGGTTCCTATAACgttaaaaattatgttaAGCTGATCTCTGTTGCTTTTTTCATGTACCTTTTTGGAGTTATGATCAGGAGAGAGGGGAAAACAAGAGGAACCCGGAAATAATGGGAACCGATTGGTAGGGTTATTCACATGACTTTCCAACATGTTTAACAATTCAGCGAATATACAACCCGTAGACCAAATGTCAATTGAGTTGGTATAATTTTCTTGTAACAAAATAAGTTCTGGAGCTCTGTACCATCTGGTCACCACATGACTGGTTAGttgttttttcaaatttttattgtgtGGACCtggttcttcattttcctccttctcttctaaATCCTGTACAATATGTATGTCATTCTCACAATTGATCGTTCTGGCTAATCCAAAATCGCAAATTTTAACGGAGCAGTCTTGGTTCAGGAGACAGTTGGCTGGTTTCAAATCTCTGTGTATAATACCAGACTCATGAATATACTTTTCCCCCAACAGTAAATTGTAAAGGATTGTCTTCACATGTTCCTCCGTTAAGAAAATTGGCGTTTTAAAAAGTTTCTTCAGATCAGAATCTGCTATTTCGAGGACGATATAGAGCTCGTCAAAATGTAGCAAATCCTCGGGGATGATCAAATCGTGCAATCCAATTATGTAGTTACTTTTTAGTCTGTTCAAAATGGTTATTTCTCTTAGAATTCTCTTACAGTCGATTAGATCCTCGAACATTCTATTCACCTTTTTGATGGCGACGTTTTTGTTCGTGCTTCTGTCATAGGCTAGGTACACGTACCCGTAGGACCCCCTCCCTATCAGATGCTTGATTTCGTAGTTGTCTGGCACCTTCACGTTTTTTATAATTGCCTCCTTTATGTTGATCTTTTCGTCTCCCACTTTTTCCCCGCCAACAGCTGATGTGGCAACTTTTTGGTCCTTCCCATTCTGgcctttcttcccctccacAAAGGTGCACTGCTTAGCTCCTCCCCCCTGCGTCTTCCCCTTCACATAATCACTTTTTGCCACCTTCTCCTCCCCGTCTGTGGCCTCCGTGCTGGTGTTACCCTTCTTCAAGGAAGCCGATTTCGCAATTaagttattctttttcttggcatttttctcttccccatCTGTGTTGGACagctcctttttcttcttgagcattttcttcttatttatttcatGCGCTGTGAACGTCCCACGACGTGGCACATAAgtacatgcacacatgcgTGGAATTGTACAAATGTAAGTGTATGCTTCCTCTATATTTATGTAGACCTCATCAATAGAGGGGCACACCTTCAACGTCACTACAATTATGTGCAGGGATGGAAATTCATAAAATGTTTACCCCcacctacaaaaaaaattggcttaatttttacttcccaCTAAAGTGTGTatgaggagggaaaaaaaaattccacactGGTTGTATGGGATAGGAGAAGTAAATATAACTCCTTAGAGGCTCATGTACGAGGGAATGTAAATGTAATGGATGGACTGCCTTCCAAAGTTTACACTTTGGGTTTTATGGGGTGGACGCGCAtaggaacgaaaaaagaaaaactacTGTCAtataaatggaaataaaaaaatattttggagagaaaaaaaaatgtagcatCATCCTCATCCCTTTTCACTTTCTCTCTTTCTgcctttcttatttttttttttttttttccttttaggGACACCCCTCCCACTGTAGGAAGTCCCCCTATGT
Coding sequences within:
- a CDS encoding Mitogen-activated protein kinase; its protein translation is MLKKKKELSNTDGEEKNAKKKNNLIAKSASLKKGNTSTEATDGEEKVAKSDYVKGKTQGGGAKQCTFVEGKKGQNGKDQKVATSAVGGEKVGDEKINIKEAIIKNVKVPDNYEIKHLIGRGSYGYVYLAYDRSTNKNVAIKKVNRMFEDLIDCKRILREITILNRLKSNYIIGLHDLIIPEDLLHFDELYIVLEIADSDLKKLFKTPIFLTEEHVKTILYNLLLGEKYIHESGIIHRDLKPANCLLNQDCSVKICDFGLARTINCENDIHIVQDLEEKEENEEPGPHNKNLKKQLTSHVVTRWYRAPELILLQENYTNSIDIWSTGCIFAELLNMLESHVNNPTNRFPLFPGSSCFPLSPDHNSKKVHEKSNRDQLNIIFNVIGTPSQDDLKSIKKDDVIRYIKLFPPREGIDFRKKFPSISEDGIDLLQSMLKFNAKNRITINNALSHPYLKDVRKINFERFTASKIILPFDDWMMLSETQLRYIFLKEIQSFHPELVIPPKLCVHEGSFYNDV